The Microcystis panniformis FACHB-1757 region TCGTCATCTGATTAACAGGAGTTGTTAATTCTAATTCCCAGTGATTATTGTTCGCAGATTTGTAATTATTAATCTCAATTTTATCTCCTGCTGTCAAGGAAAATTTTTGAGTAAGATCAGTAATCTGACTGCTATCTAGGGTAGATTGTTTGATAACAGTATTGACTAGAGCTTTCAGTTTTTGGGTAGTCATCATTTTTGCTCCTTTTTTGCCTGATTCTGGACAGGTTACTTTAACAAAAGCAGACGGTTCACAAATAGGATATTTTCCCTTTGTCAAGTTAAGGAAGTTACAGTGAGTTGGATGCTATCTCGATTATTGCCATAGGCGATGATCACATCGTTAGCAAAGCAGTAAAGCCGTCCTGTTTTTGGGGCTATAAACTGTTTATTTGCGCCGATGAGGAACAAACTATCTTGATCTTTATCAATTGAACCAATCAGTGAAAACCAAGCTGAATTAGGCATTCGTCGTAGTCCTTCACATAGTTTCAGCAAGAAATTAGGACTTTCATAACCATCAGCATTAGAGGTAATTGTCCAGTCTGTCCATTGACCTGTTGCTTGAAAATGATATTCTTGTCCAGCGACAAGATTAATTCCTGTATCGTTCCAGATTAGTTTTGAGTCTATGTTTATAGGGAGATTTGTGTTTTGCATTACCTGTTGTAAGGCTGATGCCAGTAAAAGTTTGTACATTGTTCGTGAGTAAATCACCGAATCAAAAAAGAGTAGGGTGATCACTATGAAAGATCATTATGATCACCCTTGAGTGAGTTATTCTTGAGGTTGAGGACAAGTTCCTAGACCCCAATCCACATATAGATCATGGGGATTAGTATCTCGTAGCCAACTAACTAATTTTTTGTAGTCAGCAATATCGTAGATACCAAGGCAACCTGCCGTTCCTGGACAGGGACCATGACAATATTTTCCATTCCAATCAATATGGATTTCAATAGCACTTCGCCGTGTGGAATTCGGTCCGACATATTTGATAGGGGTAGTAACTGGACCCAGACCATTACTAAAAACAGTCGGTCCATATTTATCTTTGCCACCTGCCCAGAGAATGTCATTAATGTACCATTTGCCTTCAGGCAGCGGTTCCATGGAACCCGATACACTTTGAGGACCTGTACGGAATAGTTGTTTACTCCGTTGTCCAGAGCAAACTTTAAGATGATCTTTTACCTGTCCATTCTTGATATATTCCAAAATGAGAATATATAAACCATCACCGTCTTTCTGGTTAGTTTTAGTCAGTCGGAGATAAGTTCCTTCAGCAGGTTGAGGAGTAGGTGTGGGTGTTGTTTCTTCTCCCCACAATTTAGCCCAAGTTTTTGGTCCGACTTTCCCATCTGCTTCGGAGTGACCAAAAACGTCAGCTTGGAATTTTCTGACCGCCTCATCCGTGCCACTGCCAAAGATACCATCCAATTCTTTCTGGTAATAGCCTAAATCTTTTAAGCGTTCCTGCATTTCTCGGATGTCATAACCGGGGGCATCTTCATCACTCATGCCTTTCAGTAACAGTCCTCGATTTAATTGAGGTGGATTTTCCACTAGAGAAAGTGTCTGATTACGACCTGCGAATACAATTTGTGTAGCTTGCGGAATAGGACTCCCAGGTTCGGCAAGATGAAAATTCCGAGCATTGGGATATTGTTGCAACAGATCGATCAAATCATCTTTAAGATGGGTTTCTAGTTTAACAACCTCTACCACTTGTTGATCATTGTAGGCAACAACTACTGTATTTCCCCCATCTAAATATCCTTTCAACCAAGTTACAGAATGTTCAGGAGAGACTTCAAGCTCAATAGGAGTTCCAAAACTATCATTTTTACGGAATAAAGCTTCCTCATCTTTACGGCGATTGGTTAACCCCTCAAGCACAACTTGTACTCCGTTAACTGTTGCTTTATTCCAACGTTTAAATTCATTGGCAGCCCCCTCATAATCCTTCTCATTCAGTTTACGTCGTAAGGTACTTTCTTTAAAAGCTCCGATGCCTACGTTATAAGCAAAGGAAACTAAAGCGTCAAACTGATTTTGATGAAGATCAACATTTACTAATTCATCTACAGCTTTGGCTTTTTCCTCACATTCATTGACAAGGAAGCCTTCCGCCTGTTGATCAGTAATCTTATCCCCTTCCCGAACACGTCGTCCATCAGGATAACAAGTTGTTCCAATCCCAATTGTCCAAACGCCAGCAGGACATTTATAAGCGGTAAGCTTACAACCTTCCCACTTTTTGATCAGATCAATACAGTTCTGTGATACTTTCATGGCAAATCCTCCTAATTAGGTCAGATTATGAGTGTTTATGTAAGTAAAGTGAAGGCGACATTTTTGAGGCAGCGAAGTGCTAAACAGAGACTATTTCTTTCTTTCTCAAAGCACCAAGCTCTTGCTCAAGCATCATTTGAATTTCGGGAATAGCGGGTTTATAAGGGGGATTAACATTCAGGTCTGTCCAGCGATTTTTAACACTTTCATGCAAATTGCTAACATCCCCTTCAAATTGGCGAGGTGCTGTTCCCGCTACATTAAATGGCCATTTTGACGTATTATCAAAATACGCACTACAATTGGGATGAACTCCATGTTGAATATAACTTTTATCTAAGGTCAAACCCAAGGCTTCGACTTGTTCCATCATCCACAATAAAGCTCCATCGGATAGGCCAGATTCTTCCTGAGAACCTCCACCAACGCAACCATGACCCCCCGGAAACCAAACTTGAACCACTTGTTCTTTTTGTTGTCTGATGTGGGTAGAATGGGGACGCATTAGCGTTACATCAAAGACTTTACGAATTTCATCAATGGCAACTGCATGAAACGCCTTTTCAATTGTGGGATTGATGGTCGAATCATAAAAGTGATAACGTTCGTTGAACTTTTCATCTAAATGCAGAGAATGAACGATATCGGGGATACCTAAAGAAGCAACCGTATCCCAACAGCATAAGGCTTTAATGGGAACCCGTCGTCCATACTGATTACGGAAATCAATGGCATTTTTACCGTTAGGTGCGTTATTTGGGTCTTGTTTTTCTCGGTAAATTTCGTAGGCTTTGGGGATTTGTCGGATAAATTCCCGATACAACAAACCACAATTATAAATTAACCCGGCTAAACAGCGTACAGTGTAAGCTCCCCGACTAAACCCAAAGAGATAAATTTCATCTTCAGGTTGATAGTTTAAGCACAGAAAACGATAGGCATCCTCAATCTTATGATCCATGCCAATGCCTAAAGCACCTCCACCAATTTTAATTAAAATATCAGTCACCTCGGCATTAGTTTGTTTTGTCCCAATGCCTTCGTCATAATAGATGATTTGACGGATGGGGTTGCCCTTAGTATCATCAAGTGGCGTGATAGCCTGCACCATTTTGACAACATTGGTAGGATAACCTTGTCCTAAATCTTGCCAAGTTCCATCACAACAAACAATAAGACGGCTTTTCATAGCGATGAACCTCCTAGGTTTCTTAAAAGTCGCCAGTTTACGGAATATTTGAGGATTCTAGTGAATCATGACTCAAAATTATCGAGATTTTCCTTAAGGTAAAATTTCCGCAAGACTCAACCAAGATAAAGGAAGTTCTAACTCTGTTCGGAAGTGAAATAGATGAGTTAGATAGCTGGCGTGACTAGGTAAAATTAGATGCGGTATTTATACTTACTACTTTAGATCGTCTATCAGAATTTACTGCCCTAAGGACTGCAAATTAATACATTTCTTTAGGTTTCTGTATATAAGTTTACAGAATATTGTTGAGCTATTTATTAATAAAAAAAGTTGAGTTTGATTGCAAACCATCTTAACACCTAAGCTCGCCAAACTGAACTTTAGCCGATTCTCGATCGCAATTTTGGACCACCCTAACACTTCCCTCTTTTGCCACGAGGATTTTTACCGAGAAAAATGATCTGTCTGCCTGAGAACAGGCTATAGTGATCATCAAACCCTCAGTGAAAAACTTCCCGTGTCTTCAGTATTCCGTCTTCCTCCCTATTTTTCCCCCGCTCTGCAGCGTCGAGTCATGAGAACTCTCGCTGCAAAAAAAACCCGTCAATTCTTGACATGGGCGGCAGCTTGTGCTAGTTTTTTGATCCTCTGGGCGTGGAATTGGCAGTTAGTTCTGGCCACTTTAACCGGAGTGGGGGCAATGATTGGAGTTTACCATCTCCAGGGGCAAAACTGGCCATCGCTGTGGCTGTGGGGGCGTGCTTTTTTCAGTGCCGATAGCGGTAAGTTAACTTTAGCGGTAGTCTGTGGCGGTTTGGGCAGTTTAGCCACCTATCTCGCTGTGGCAATTTGGACCTATGCCGAAAATCGCTGGTTGGCCCTGGCCTCAATTTTGCAAGGATTTGGCACGGTTTTGACTTTAATCCTGCTAGGATGGCATTTTCTCGACCATCGCGGTCAAAATGAGTCAAAAAACTTCGATCGCTGGTTAGAAAAATTAACAGTCAATGATCCCTTAATGCGCTTAATGGCCGTCCGACGTTTAAGTGAAATGGAACTTTCCCCCAGTCGTCGAGAACAATGCCAAGAATACTTCCGTTATCTTCTCTCGCGAGAAACCGACACGCAAGTGCGATCGGCTTTATTGGATAATTTTTCTGGCAAAGAGGCAATCAAACCGCAACCTTTACAAATACCCCTACAGGTGAAAAAATCCCTCCTCAAATCAGTGAACAGTAATCAGTAATCAGTGAACAGTGAACTGAAAACTCACATCTGATAACAGATAACTGATAACTGATAACTGAATCCTACCCCACCATGAAGATGACGGCTAGAGGCTGAAGAGGATATTTTTTTTACACCAAAGTTAACTCGCGCTCCTCGATATTTTGGAACATCAGGGTACTCAGATAACGTTCCCCAAAACTAGGCTGAATCACCACAATTAATTTACCCTCATTTTCCGGTCGTTGGGCCAGTTGAATCGCGGCGCAAAGATTGGCACCGGAAGAAATCCCCGAAAGTAAACCCTCTTCTTTTGCCAGACGACGACCAAATTGAAAAGCTTCCTCATCACTGACAGTAATTACCTCATCAATCAGATCTGTGCGTAAAACTTCCGGAATAAAACCCGCACCGATACCTTGAATTTTATGGGGACCGGGATTACCCCCAGAAATCACCGGACTATTGAAAGGTTCCACCGCGACTACTTGAAAACTAGGTTTACGAGATTTAATCAATTCAGCGACTCCCGTAATCGTGCCTCCAGTACCCACACCCGCAACAATAAAATCTACCTGTCCCTCCGTATCTTGCCAAATTTCCTCAGCAGTGGTGAGACGGTGAATTTCTGGGTTAGAAGGGTTGCGAAATTGTTGCAACATATAAGCGCCGGGGATACTATCGACAATTTGCTGCGCGCGTAAAATTGCCCCTTTCATACCTTGGGAACCGGGGGTAAGTTCTAGGGTAGCACCGTAGGCTTTTAACATCGCCCGGCGCTCTAAACTCATCGTTTCCGGCATAGTTAAAATTAAGCGATAACCCTTAGCTGCCGCAGTCATCGCTAGGGCAATTCCCGTATTGCCAGAAGTGGGTTCCACTAAAACCGTGGTTTCTGGATTGATTAAACCCGCTTTTTCGGCACTATTAATCATGTGAGTGCCAATGCGGTCTTTGACGGAAGCAGCGGGATTCATCCCTTCTAATTTCATCACAATTCGGCCAAGACAGCCCTCCGCTTGGGGAATCCGATTCAATTGTACTAAAGGTGTGCGGCCAACCAATTCGGTGACATCGTGAGCGATACGCATGATATTTTCTCTGTCTGGGTGATTCGTGTGCTTAGTTATAGCGTTGACATACTCCCCGCATGAACGACGGGGGATTCTTATTCATAGTTCAAAGAAATCCACTTGTTATCTCTGGTTTCCCTTCAATAGTAGAGGCGGTTTTCTCCCCATGCTTTCGGTCTTCCGACCCAGATTCCCAATGCCCTTGGGTACTGTTTTGCCATTCCATCCCGAGAACTTCCATTCCTCTTTTAAGAATATTTAAAGCCGCATTTGTATCACGACAGATTTTAATTCCACAGTGAGGACAAGAGTGAGTTCTAGTGCTTAGTGACTTTTTCACCCGATGACCACAATTAGAGCAATCTTGGGAAGTATAGTTGGGTGCAACCGCAACTATTGCTTTATCCCAAATTTGGCCATAGTAGTCTAGCCATTGAGTGAATTGATACCAACCTGCATCAGTAATAGACTTAGCCAAGTTATGATTCTTGACCAGATTCGACACTTTTAAAGCCTCATACACCACAACATCGTTAGATGCCACTACGTTTCGGGCTAACTTAATCGCCCAATCTTTCCGCTGGCGTTGAACTTTCAGGTGGAGTTTACCCAGTCTTTTTCTGGTTCGATGGTAGCTCTTGGATTGAGGTTTTGCCCCTTTCCTATACTTTTTACTTAATCGTTTTTGTTGACGTTTTAGCCTTTTTTCTGCTTTTCGCAAATACTTAGGATAAACTACAGCATTGTCGTTTTGGTCTTTGTAAAAATATTGCAATCCCAGGTCAAGACCGATAACATTGCCTGTATAGTTTCCCTGCTCTTTGCGGTCAGCATCAAAGCAAAATTGGGCATAATACCCGTCGGCTCGGCGTACAACACGAACACGATTAATCTTTAGTCGAAAGAGGTCTTCTCTTGTTTCCTTGTCGCAATAAAGAGAAAAAGCACCGGCATTAAAACCGTCAGTGAAAGTAATATACATACAATCCTCTGAGAGTTTCCATCCCGAAACCTTATACTCAACAGAGCGACAATGCTTTTTGAATTTTGGATAGCCTTTTTTCTTTTCTCCTTTTCGACAACGAGTATAGAAGTTAGAAATAGAAGCCCAAGCTCTTTCTGCACTGGCTTGACGAGCGGCAGAGTTTAACTTTTTGGCAAAAGAGAACTCTTGAGCAAGGACTTTGCACAGTGCATATAAATCATTTCTTCCTACCCCGAATTATCCATCCAGTATCTAACCGCTTTGTTACGAATAAATTGGGCGGTACGGATGGCTTCATCCAGAGCTTGGTATTGCTCTTTAGTGGCGTTTAGTAGCTTGGCTTCTCTAACTATCATGTCTTGATTTTATCACAAGAGGTGGTTGATAAGCAACTATTGAGAAGAAAAAGCCGCCAGGTCGGGCGGGGAACTTTAAACCCAATTTTTCGGTAAGCTCTCAGCTTTAGCGTTTGAGAATTTCCTCACTAGCCAAGGAGGCGCTATATAGCTCACTTATAGCAAAGGCCAGCCCTAGATCGGCAAAATTTCCATTTTCCTTTGTTTCTTCACCCAGTCCGAGTTGATTCCCAGAGACAGGCAAAACTACCATGACCGATAAGATTGCTTTTTTCCCAAAGCTTATACTTGTACTAAAATAACTATGGATAGTTTACTAAAGTCAGAATTACGGTCTTGACATCCTCACCGCCGTGAACGGACGGTGATTCCCAAACCTCACGATTTAGGTTTCTGCTTCTTTCCCGAAGGATTTTTCGCACCTGCCTTAACAGATTTACTCTGTTCTGGTCTTATGGTCGCTCTACAGACTGACACCGCAAGCCCTGCGGCCAAAATATTTTTACTCGCGTTAATATCTCGGTCATGGTGAGTCCCACAGTCTGGACAGTCCCATTCTCGAATATTTAACGGCATTTTTTCAGCAATATACCCGCAATTACTACATCTTTTAGAGCTAGGAAACCATCTATCTATTTCGATGTAGTTTCTCCCATACCAACGGCATTTATAGGCTAATTGTCGAGTTATTTCTCCCCAGCTTACATCAGATATTGCCTGAGATAATTTCGGGTTTTTGACCAGATTCTTAACGGCTAAATTCTCAACCACAATCGTTTGGTTTTCACGAACTAATTGAGTGGTTAGCTTATGTAAATGGTCTTTTCTACTATCGGTGATTTGAGCGTGAATCCTTGCTACTTTGATTCTTGCTTTTTCTCGATTATTTGAGCCTTTCTGTTTTCTAGAAAGATTTTTTTGTGCCTTTCGCAGTCTCCGATAATGCTTTTTAAAATGCTTGGGATTAGACACTTTGTCGCCATCGCTGGTAATCACGAGGCTACTAATTCCTAAGTCAATTCCAATGGCTTTATCTGTTACTGGTAAAGGCTTAATCGTTGGGTCATCAAATCTAATTGAAATATGCCAACGTCCAGACGGATGTAATCTGACTGTTACTGTGCTTGGTTCACAGCTTTCTGGTATTTGTCTTGACCATCGAATAGGTAAAGGTTCTGTGCATTTGGCTAAATAGATTTGTTTGTCTTTAAATTTAAAGGCTGACTTGGTAAATTCGGCACTTCCTCCTTGATGTTTTTTCTTAAAGTTAGGATACTTAGTACGACCAGCAAAGAAGTTAGTGAAAGCTGTTTGTAAATGTCTTAACCCTTGTTGTAAAGGTACACAGCTTACTTCGTTTAAAAAGTCTAATTCTTCGGTTCTTCGTTACTTAGTATGGTTCGATAGGGGGGCATAAATCGACTAAATCCTTATCTGGCAAGAGACTTAATTGATTAGTTCGCTCTAGATCAAAAATAATTGACAAAAATCGCCAAATGCCTTTCTATATAAGGGTTCCATCCCTTATAACCCCCGTCCATTGCATAACAAAAACCGAAGAACCAATTCTTCTTGCTTTTTCCAATCGGTCAACATTGAAGAAGTTTGAGCGTAGCCTACTCTTTCTTGCTTTTCGTACCAAGCTTGTGTTCGTTCGTGGAGAGCTTTATTGTAAACTAATCTTACACAGCCCAATGTGCGCCGCAATAGCGACTCTTGTGTTGGTGTGGGGTAAAATCGAAACGAGTAGGCTTTTTCCATACCTCACATTTTAGCATATATTTCGTAAACGATGCTCATATTTAACAGTAAAGCCGTCGTAGAACGACGGGGTTTCAGACCCAAATTTTCGATGACCATTAAATCTAATCTAAGTAGGTGGGTGGAATTAAATATAAAATGAACGTAGGTTGGGTTGAAGCATGAAACCCAACGCCCGATTATGTTACGCTACCGCTAACCCATCCTACAAATAATTGTGCCTACCTACTTAGCCCTATTGAAAGAACAACACATAGAAATTAAAGGCGTATATTCTAGAGTAGTTATGATAATGTATAAAGATCAATATAAAGAAAAGAAACCTAAAGATAAAACCATCGCTGAGAAATTTAATACCTATCATTTTGTAAAGTATAAAGAGCAAGTGGTTGACTTATTAACCCGTGGGTGTAACGTTAGCGTCGAGACAAGGACAATTATCGAGGAGATGAAAAAATTATCATAAAATATCCCGTGAGCTGCGTTACTTAGCTGCGTTAGCGTTAGTAATACACCCTAATTCTGATAAATTCAAACTATTTAAAATACGGGTTTTTATTGGTCTTTTTCATCCCAGAATATCAGAGATGAATAAAATTCCATCGCTAGGGAAGAATTGAGAAGCTGTAGTGTTTTCTGAGCAGTATCTAAATCATCAAAGCTTAAGAAGTAAACAGTATCATCGAAAATAACTGGTTGATTTTGATAGGGTGATATAAGTTGAAAATTCAGTTTCTTATAAAGTCCAGAAATGGCAATTTTAAAAGGAGAGAAGGTGTAAGAACCAACGCCGAATATAGAAAAATCTGGTTGATTTTGATAGATTTTGCTTTTTCTATTCCCAAAGTAATCTACATGATTAACTAGATACTGCCAAGTTTTTGGCGCTATATCTCGCATATTTTCTGTAGATTCACCAATAAACTTCTGAGTTACTAAAACGTATTTATTGATAATTTCTAGGCGATTTTGTGCCACATCTGAACCTTTAAGGAGAGGATAAAGATAGGTGGTTTCAATATCAACGATTTCCTTTAAACCATTGACAAAAATTCCATTAACTAACTGCAATTCCATGACTTTTGAGCAATCATGTTTAATACCTGAACGCCATTTTTCTACTAGAGGATGCCGATGATATAACTTCTCTAGTCTGATAAAAGTATTTAAATCTCTGACTAGAATATCATTTTGATAACCAATACGCTGAAACTCCCTTTCCTCAAAACTCTTGAAAACATCACAAAAGTAATTTTCTGATTGAGAATCAAATTGACAAAATAGGAGACAAGCATCTACATTAGCTTGAAAATATTTTTGAGTGTTTATCGGATAAATTGCCGAATAGGTGAGATTAATTTTCTGAGTATAAATATAGTTCAAAATTTTTCTAGAAACGGCTGTTTTGCAGATAATTGCCAGATAAGCTGAACGATGATTAAGACATTCAATCAATTTAATTAACATCCATTCTGAAATATCAAAGTTACTTTTTCCTGTGATAGCATCTAAACCCTGATAACCTTGAAAGTTACTTTTTTGCGGTAAATTGCTACCATTAATCAATCCCTGTTTTGAGTTTGTTATCCAAGGTAGATTCCCCAAGAATAAAATATTCTCTTTCCATGCTTGAGTTAGAGCATTCCAATCACAGTCAAAAAAATTATTTTGATGAACTTGTATTCTTGTATCTTGGCATAATTGCTCATCTTGGGCTATCTGTGCAACATAATTAGGATTAATTTCAAAGCCAAGAATTTTTTCAGTTTGTTTGAAGGTAGCTGCTGCCGATTTTAAAAAGTTTCCTGTACCACAAGTTGGCTCAATAATTACCTTGGGATTAACATTTATTTGTGATAACTTTTGGCAAATCTTTTCGGCTAACTCTAAAGGAGTTTGAAAGTCGCCGTATTCAACTTTAACTGGAGAAACTGACATGACTAATTCTCTCTATAAATAGCTATTAATCCTTCTTCTTGACCAGCAAGATCAATTACTCTAGTATATTGTAGTCTCCACTGTAAGGCGTTGGAAATGGTTAAAAATCCTTGTACTGGAGGATTAGCAAGAATTTCATCGGCTATATTGGCTGCTTCCATTTCATCAACGGGTAAGTTTTTATCTAACATAAAGGCAATTAAATCATCTTTGTTACCCTGATTGTTTAAGATGTTGCGAATACCACGAGTCATCTGGAAATCAGCTGTTCTTTCAGCCGATACAAAAATTGTCGTGATCATTCTTAAATTGGCAGTGCGATTGAGACTATTATCTAACTTTTCATAAACAAAAATAATTAAGGAATATCCTAAGCCAAAAATCTTTTGTCTTGCGGATTTAAAAGGACAAGATGATTGTGGTTGTTTAGTACTGGTTACTTTTATATCAACCAGCAACTCAGGAAAATCGATACCACTGGCTGCATTACCCTCAACAAAATCATATTTTTCTTTTAGATATAGTTTAAACTTTTGTTCTAAGTAGGTTCCGATCGCTTTACCATCTGTAACACCGTAGAGCGAAGCTTCTTGATGTTGAGACTCTAAAGCTGAAAATATAGCCGCCTCATTACCTAAAGATTCTTGGGTTAATCTTGACATATATAGCTAAATTAATTAATCTCCTCGTTTTTTCTATCTGACAAAATTAGCAAGCTTTCTTAATTATAAGTCAACTGCCATCTATGTAATACATCGCTGTGAAGCTTGAGACAAAATATTATCGCTCATAGTTTTTTCTTAATATGAGATACAGAAAAGTAGTCCTGTGACTTGGGATTAGCTTTGCTCAAGACTTTTAAATTAACTAAAATTATCGCGCACAACCCTTGTCTAAAACCTATCCCTTATAGAGATATTTCTTAACAATTTGGTCAGTAAGGACTCTAACCCTTATCCTGACTTGATTTCAGTTTTTTCTTTGTCATTAAGGGTGTCAACAAGGAATATTACAGATTGTTAACCGAGTCTTGAAAGCCCTGTGCTAAAAAGGTTTGAAATGTTAAGAAAGATGTGACTAATGGACAGGTCTAAAACCTCGCTCCTGGTTGGCGAAAAGTTTTTGGAGCGGAGTATAAATCCCCGTTACAAAAACGGACTCCTGCCCTCCGCTTGCTGCCTTCGTTAATTATTAACATAGACTGGGCGATGGTGGGGGAAAGAGGGTGAGCACCCATGGCCAAACTCGAAACCTAGCTGCTAACAAGCGAAAAAGTTGGGTTAGTATGAGGGGAGATTACCCTCTGAGGAGTTGCACTAATTATATGGACATCAAAT contains the following coding sequences:
- a CDS encoding DUF2235 domain-containing protein, which translates into the protein MKSRLIVCCDGTWQDLGQGYPTNVVKMVQAITPLDDTKGNPIRQIIYYDEGIGTKQTNAEVTDILIKIGGGALGIGMDHKIEDAYRFLCLNYQPEDEIYLFGFSRGAYTVRCLAGLIYNCGLLYREFIRQIPKAYEIYREKQDPNNAPNGKNAIDFRNQYGRRVPIKALCCWDTVASLGIPDIVHSLHLDEKFNERYHFYDSTINPTIEKAFHAVAIDEIRKVFDVTLMRPHSTHIRQQKEQVVQVWFPGGHGCVGGGSQEESGLSDGALLWMMEQVEALGLTLDKSYIQHGVHPNCSAYFDNTSKWPFNVAGTAPRQFEGDVSNLHESVKNRWTDLNVNPPYKPAIPEIQMMLEQELGALRKKEIVSV
- a CDS encoding glycoside hydrolase family protein, producing MKVSQNCIDLIKKWEGCKLTAYKCPAGVWTIGIGTTCYPDGRRVREGDKITDQQAEGFLVNECEEKAKAVDELVNVDLHQNQFDALVSFAYNVGIGAFKESTLRRKLNEKDYEGAANEFKRWNKATVNGVQVVLEGLTNRRKDEEALFRKNDSFGTPIELEVSPEHSVTWLKGYLDGGNTVVVAYNDQQVVEVVKLETHLKDDLIDLLQQYPNARNFHLAEPGSPIPQATQIVFAGRNQTLSLVENPPQLNRGLLLKGMSDEDAPGYDIREMQERLKDLGYYQKELDGIFGSGTDEAVRKFQADVFGHSEADGKVGPKTWAKLWGEETTPTPTPQPAEGTYLRLTKTNQKDGDGLYILILEYIKNGQVKDHLKVCSGQRSKQLFRTGPQSVSGSMEPLPEGKWYINDILWAGGKDKYGPTVFSNGLGPVTTPIKYVGPNSTRRSAIEIHIDWNGKYCHGPCPGTAGCLGIYDIADYKKLVSWLRDTNPHDLYVDWGLGTCPQPQE
- the cysK gene encoding cysteine synthase A encodes the protein MRIAHDVTELVGRTPLVQLNRIPQAEGCLGRIVMKLEGMNPAASVKDRIGTHMINSAEKAGLINPETTVLVEPTSGNTGIALAMTAAAKGYRLILTMPETMSLERRAMLKAYGATLELTPGSQGMKGAILRAQQIVDSIPGAYMLQQFRNPSNPEIHRLTTAEEIWQDTEGQVDFIVAGVGTGGTITGVAELIKSRKPSFQVVAVEPFNSPVISGGNPGPHKIQGIGAGFIPEVLRTDLIDEVITVSDEEAFQFGRRLAKEEGLLSGISSGANLCAAIQLAQRPENEGKLIVVIQPSFGERYLSTLMFQNIEERELTLV
- a CDS encoding helix-turn-helix domain-containing protein; this translates as MEKAYSFRFYPTPTQESLLRRTLGCVRLVYNKALHERTQAWYEKQERVGYAQTSSMLTDWKKQEELVLRFLLCNGRGL